A stretch of Roseibium porphyridii DNA encodes these proteins:
- a CDS encoding sugar ABC transporter ATP-binding protein, with protein sequence MQMETTAQAAIIEAVNISKSFGPVPVLFSVSMDVRPGEVHALIGENGAGKSTLMKILSGFHDPTSGQIRLDGKKTDLPPNGAAESLGIVLIHQELNLAEQMTVEENVFLGREVKSRGLLDKAAMRATVQGYLDEIGLDISPVDRISDLTIAQKQMVEIVKAVSRNARILIMDEPTAVLTEEETEVFFRQVTKLKESGVGIVFVSHKLNEVKAISDRITILRDGQWIDTRHAQDLTPDLMAQMMVGRELSDLYPPMLEADVDAELVLEVDNLVATGVSGVSFGLRKGEILGFSGLIGSGRTAVFEAVCGLAPIESGTIRLFGRDVGTMTVAGARDAGLAYLTKDRKEKGLLLDKKMQPNLTLFALPKFVKNFAIDRKREEEALERAIRRFDVRAKDNDITVGKLSGGNQQKLLLAKIMECDPKIVVIDEPTRGIDVGTKQQIYHFIAALAAEGVSVVVISSEMPEIIGICHRVVVMREGGITGVLTGDHINENEIMRYAAGLKREELH encoded by the coding sequence ATGCAGATGGAAACGACCGCACAAGCGGCGATCATCGAAGCTGTCAACATCAGCAAATCCTTCGGTCCGGTGCCGGTCCTGTTCAGCGTGAGCATGGATGTGCGCCCGGGAGAAGTGCATGCGCTGATCGGCGAAAACGGCGCCGGCAAATCGACACTCATGAAGATCTTGTCCGGTTTCCACGACCCTACCTCCGGTCAGATCCGGCTCGATGGAAAAAAGACAGACCTGCCTCCAAATGGCGCAGCCGAATCGCTCGGCATTGTGCTCATTCACCAGGAACTGAATCTTGCCGAGCAGATGACGGTCGAAGAGAACGTCTTTCTCGGGCGAGAGGTCAAATCCAGGGGCTTGCTCGACAAGGCAGCAATGCGCGCAACCGTACAGGGCTATCTCGATGAAATCGGCTTGGATATTTCTCCGGTCGACCGTATTTCCGACCTGACGATCGCGCAGAAGCAAATGGTTGAAATCGTCAAGGCTGTCAGCCGCAACGCCCGCATTCTGATTATGGATGAGCCGACCGCGGTGCTGACCGAAGAAGAAACGGAAGTCTTCTTCCGGCAAGTTACGAAGCTTAAGGAAAGCGGCGTTGGCATCGTGTTCGTTTCCCACAAGCTAAATGAAGTCAAGGCAATCTCGGATCGGATCACCATCTTGCGGGACGGTCAATGGATCGACACGCGACATGCGCAGGATCTGACGCCGGATCTGATGGCTCAGATGATGGTGGGGCGTGAACTGTCAGACCTCTATCCCCCGATGCTGGAGGCGGATGTCGACGCAGAACTGGTTCTGGAAGTCGACAACCTTGTTGCAACGGGCGTGAGCGGGGTCAGCTTCGGGCTTCGCAAAGGTGAAATCCTGGGTTTTTCAGGCCTGATCGGGTCAGGTCGAACCGCTGTTTTTGAAGCGGTTTGCGGACTTGCCCCGATCGAAAGTGGAACAATCAGGCTGTTCGGACGGGATGTCGGCACGATGACAGTGGCCGGTGCACGAGATGCCGGACTTGCCTATCTGACCAAGGACAGGAAGGAAAAGGGGCTGCTGCTCGACAAGAAGATGCAGCCGAATCTGACCCTTTTCGCGCTCCCGAAATTCGTGAAGAATTTTGCCATCGACCGCAAACGTGAAGAAGAAGCGCTTGAACGCGCGATCCGCCGTTTCGACGTTAGGGCCAAGGACAACGATATCACCGTCGGCAAACTGTCCGGCGGTAACCAGCAGAAACTGCTGCTCGCCAAGATCATGGAGTGCGATCCAAAGATCGTCGTCATCGACGAGCCAACGCGCGGCATCGATGTCGGGACCAAGCAGCAGATCTATCATTTCATCGCAGCACTCGCCGCCGAAGGCGTTTCGGTCGTCGTCATTTCCTCCGAAATGCCCGAGATTATCGGCATCTGCCACCGGGTGGTGGTGATGCGCGAAGGCGGCATTACGGGCGTTCTGACCGGTGATCACATCAACGAAAACGAAATCATGCGTTACGCCGCCGGGCTGAAACGGGAGGAACTTCATTGA
- a CDS encoding ABC transporter permease, producing MVTSSTETTAKRSSIDFKTIGPALALLILCIIGFLLNPSFVSEGNLTNLLTRSAFIGIIAVGATFVITAGGIDLSVGSMAAAISGVMIIIMNNAVDTMGTGVATVLLGCGCAVVLGIGAGWINGALTTKGKIEAFIVTLGTMGIYRSLVTYFADGGTLSLNFDIRGTYRPVYYDSFLGLPYPVWVFIGVAICGWLLLNRTAFGRYCTAIGSNEAVARYSAINVDRVKTLTYVIQGLCVSFATIIYVPRLGSASASTGVLWELEAIAAVIIGGTVLKGGYGRIGGTILGALILTTIGNILNFTDLISNYLNGTMQGLIIIVAVLLQRSDWKLGKSK from the coding sequence ATGGTCACCTCATCGACCGAGACGACTGCCAAGCGGTCTTCCATCGATTTCAAGACGATCGGACCGGCTTTGGCCCTTCTGATCCTGTGTATCATCGGCTTTCTGCTGAACCCGTCTTTCGTGAGCGAAGGCAACCTGACCAACCTTCTGACCCGTTCTGCCTTCATCGGCATCATCGCGGTCGGTGCAACCTTCGTCATCACGGCCGGTGGTATCGACCTCTCGGTCGGCTCGATGGCCGCGGCGATTTCCGGCGTCATGATCATCATCATGAACAACGCGGTCGATACGATGGGTACCGGTGTCGCAACGGTTCTGCTGGGCTGCGGCTGCGCTGTCGTGCTCGGAATAGGTGCCGGTTGGATCAACGGCGCCCTGACAACCAAAGGCAAGATCGAAGCGTTCATTGTCACCCTTGGCACGATGGGCATCTATCGCTCGCTCGTGACCTACTTCGCCGATGGCGGGACCTTGTCGCTCAACTTTGATATCCGCGGCACCTATCGGCCCGTCTACTATGACAGTTTTCTTGGTCTGCCCTACCCGGTCTGGGTGTTCATCGGAGTGGCGATCTGCGGCTGGCTGCTGTTGAACCGGACCGCATTCGGGCGCTACTGCACGGCGATCGGATCAAACGAAGCCGTTGCCCGCTATTCCGCGATCAATGTCGACCGTGTGAAGACGCTTACCTATGTCATTCAGGGACTGTGCGTTTCCTTCGCAACGATCATCTATGTTCCGCGGCTTGGATCTGCTTCTGCCTCAACCGGCGTTCTTTGGGAACTGGAAGCAATTGCGGCTGTGATCATCGGGGGCACGGTTCTGAAGGGCGGATACGGCCGCATTGGTGGCACGATCCTCGGCGCTTTGATCCTGACGACCATCGGCAACATTTTGAACTTCACCGATCTGATCTCGAACTACCTGAATGGAACCATGCAGGGCTTGATCATCATCGTTGCGGTTCTACTGCAGCGCAGCGACTGGAAACTTGGCAAGAGCAAGTAG
- a CDS encoding substrate-binding domain-containing protein, whose translation MLMKKALGAMALTGMLAFAGSAVADEKIKIGVSYPTPTHAWAAGMNWHAEQAEKRLEELYPDVDLILVNSPDPEAQASALEDLVSVHQIDALVVLPFESEPLTDPVLNVKKSGAWITVVDRGLSQPGIEDLYVAGNNPELGRVSAQYMKTRLKDGDNIVVLRGIPTVIDNERFDAFMAEIEGSGINVLDHKHANWNRDDGFEVMQDFLSRFPDIDAVWAQDDDIAIGVVAALKQAGRDGDGMFVVGGAGMKEIIKGIMDGETLIPVDVLYPPAMIATAMDATVQAFKSNGPVAGRYILGATLITKDNAESYYFPDSPF comes from the coding sequence ATGCTTATGAAGAAAGCCTTGGGAGCAATGGCACTGACAGGGATGCTTGCCTTTGCAGGCTCCGCAGTCGCCGACGAGAAAATCAAGATCGGCGTCAGCTATCCGACACCGACCCATGCCTGGGCTGCGGGCATGAACTGGCACGCGGAACAGGCTGAAAAGAGGCTCGAAGAGCTCTATCCGGATGTCGACCTTATCCTGGTCAACTCTCCCGACCCGGAAGCACAAGCCAGCGCCCTGGAAGACCTTGTGTCCGTGCATCAGATCGATGCACTGGTGGTTCTGCCCTTTGAATCCGAGCCGCTTACCGACCCGGTCCTCAACGTCAAGAAATCCGGTGCCTGGATCACTGTCGTCGACCGTGGCCTCAGCCAGCCCGGCATTGAGGATCTTTACGTCGCCGGCAATAACCCGGAACTCGGCCGGGTTTCGGCTCAATACATGAAGACCCGTTTGAAAGACGGCGACAACATTGTTGTCCTGCGCGGTATACCGACCGTGATCGACAATGAGCGTTTTGATGCGTTCATGGCCGAAATCGAGGGTTCCGGCATCAACGTTCTGGACCACAAACATGCGAACTGGAACCGCGACGACGGCTTTGAAGTGATGCAGGACTTCCTGTCCCGCTTCCCGGATATCGATGCGGTTTGGGCTCAGGACGACGATATCGCAATCGGTGTTGTGGCCGCGCTCAAACAGGCCGGACGCGATGGTGATGGCATGTTTGTTGTCGGCGGTGCCGGCATGAAGGAAATCATCAAGGGCATCATGGATGGTGAAACACTGATCCCGGTCGACGTGCTTTATCCGCCTGCGATGATCGCAACGGCCATGGATGCAACTGTTCAGGCATTCAAATCCAACGGTCCTGTAGCCGGTCGCTACATTCTCGGTGCGACCCTGATCACCAAAGACAACGCAGAAAGCTACTATTTCCCGGACTCACCGTTCTAA
- a CDS encoding sugar phosphate isomerase/epimerase family protein, whose protein sequence is MKTIKGPALFLAQFAGDEAPFNSWDSITKWAADCGYLGVQVPSWDGRLIDLERAASSKTYCEEFAGTAKDNGVEITELSTHLQGQLVAVHPAYDDAFDGFAAAHVRGNPAARQAWAVDQVKMALTASHNLGISAHATFSGALAWPYLYPWPQRPAGLVETAFDELAKRWRPILDYAEDMGVDVCYEIHPGEDLHDGITFEMFLERVSNHNRCKMLYDPSHYVLQCLDYLDNIDIYKDRIGMFHVKDAEFNPTGRQGVYSGYQPWVDRAGRFRSLGDGQVDFGAVFSKMAANDFDGWAVVEWECCLKHPEDGAREGAQFVKDHIIRVTEKAFDDFADGGTDDAANRKMLGIG, encoded by the coding sequence ATGAAAACCATCAAGGGTCCAGCACTGTTTCTAGCCCAGTTTGCCGGGGACGAAGCACCATTCAATTCCTGGGATTCAATCACGAAATGGGCTGCGGATTGCGGCTATCTCGGTGTACAGGTCCCGAGTTGGGACGGACGCCTTATCGATCTGGAAAGGGCAGCTAGTTCAAAGACCTATTGCGAAGAATTTGCTGGAACAGCGAAGGACAACGGAGTTGAGATCACGGAACTCTCGACCCATCTTCAAGGCCAACTGGTTGCCGTACATCCTGCCTATGACGATGCCTTTGACGGTTTCGCCGCTGCCCATGTGCGCGGCAATCCAGCCGCCAGGCAGGCCTGGGCTGTCGATCAGGTAAAAATGGCCCTCACCGCCAGCCACAATCTCGGCATTTCGGCACACGCAACCTTCTCCGGCGCGCTGGCATGGCCCTATCTCTACCCCTGGCCACAGCGCCCTGCCGGTCTGGTTGAAACAGCTTTCGACGAGCTTGCAAAACGGTGGCGTCCCATTCTCGACTATGCCGAAGATATGGGTGTCGACGTTTGCTATGAAATTCACCCGGGTGAAGACCTGCATGACGGTATCACGTTCGAAATGTTCCTTGAACGGGTGAGCAATCATAACCGATGCAAAATGCTCTACGACCCGTCGCATTACGTGCTGCAATGCCTCGACTACCTGGACAACATCGACATCTACAAGGACAGGATCGGCATGTTCCATGTAAAGGACGCCGAGTTCAACCCAACCGGACGGCAAGGTGTTTATAGCGGTTATCAGCCATGGGTCGATCGTGCGGGTCGGTTCCGCTCTCTCGGTGACGGTCAAGTCGATTTCGGTGCAGTCTTTTCCAAGATGGCCGCAAATGACTTTGACGGCTGGGCCGTTGTCGAATGGGAATGCTGCCTGAAACACCCCGAAGACGGTGCACGGGAAGGCGCGCAATTCGTCAAGGACCACATTATCCGCGTCACCGAAAAGGCTTTCGACGATTTCGCCGACGGAGGCACCGATGACGCGGCCAACCGAAAAATGCTTGGAATAGGTTAG
- a CDS encoding Gfo/Idh/MocA family protein — MAIEGTDTAQTRPIRLGMVGGGKDAFIGAVHRIASRIDGAYELVAGALSSTPEKALESGQALGLKKDRTYASFADMAKREARLKDGIEAVAIVTPNHVHYPAAREFLKRGIHVICDKPLTSTLADAKKLVKAAESSSALFFLTHNYTGYPMVRQARELVQSGELGTIRVIQVEYPQDWLTIEQDNKQAEWRTDPARTGLGGSTGDIGTHAYNLASFITGQLAESLAADLQSFVPGRQVDDNGHVMLRYASGARGMLWCSQVAPGNENNLKIRVYGDKGGLEWHQENPNYLYLTPFGEPKRIITRGGAGMSESIGPSTRIPPGHPEGYLEGFANLYKDAADVIRAHQRGEDLSSLVPNVEDGLAGVRFIDACVKSSSRNAAWVKLDG; from the coding sequence ATGGCCATTGAAGGAACAGACACCGCGCAAACACGCCCGATCCGCCTCGGCATGGTGGGAGGTGGCAAAGACGCCTTTATCGGAGCAGTCCACCGGATTGCCTCCAGGATCGACGGTGCCTATGAGCTGGTTGCCGGTGCCCTTTCCTCAACCCCGGAAAAAGCGCTTGAATCCGGACAGGCTCTCGGTCTGAAAAAAGATAGGACCTATGCATCCTTTGCCGATATGGCCAAACGGGAAGCACGACTGAAGGACGGCATCGAGGCCGTCGCGATTGTGACGCCCAACCATGTGCATTATCCGGCCGCCAGGGAGTTTTTGAAACGCGGCATTCATGTCATCTGTGACAAGCCGCTCACGTCTACGCTTGCCGACGCCAAGAAACTGGTCAAGGCAGCGGAGAGCTCGAGTGCCCTGTTTTTCCTGACGCACAACTATACCGGCTATCCTATGGTCCGTCAGGCGCGTGAACTCGTTCAAAGTGGCGAGCTTGGCACAATTCGCGTCATCCAGGTCGAATACCCTCAAGACTGGCTTACGATCGAACAAGACAACAAGCAGGCCGAGTGGAGAACCGATCCGGCACGGACCGGGCTGGGCGGCTCGACCGGCGACATCGGAACACATGCCTACAATCTGGCAAGCTTCATCACCGGTCAGCTGGCTGAAAGCCTCGCCGCCGATCTCCAATCCTTCGTACCGGGACGCCAGGTGGACGACAATGGCCACGTCATGCTTCGCTACGCGAGCGGCGCTCGAGGCATGCTGTGGTGTTCGCAGGTCGCTCCGGGAAATGAGAACAATCTCAAGATCCGCGTTTATGGCGACAAAGGCGGCCTGGAGTGGCATCAGGAAAACCCGAACTATCTTTACCTGACACCATTTGGCGAACCGAAACGGATTATCACCCGTGGCGGTGCAGGCATGTCGGAAAGTATCGGGCCTTCAACCCGTATTCCACCAGGACACCCTGAGGGCTATCTGGAAGGCTTTGCCAACCTTTATAAGGACGCGGCGGATGTCATCCGTGCGCATCAACGCGGGGAAGATCTCTCCTCACTCGTGCCGAATGTGGAAGACGGCCTGGCCGGCGTTCGTTTTATAGATGCCTGCGTAAAGTCGTCATCACGCAATGCCGCCTGGGTCAAACTCGACGGCTAA
- a CDS encoding aldehyde dehydrogenase (NADP(+)), with protein sequence MTFMPHGKQLVAGQWVASDASFQSQPAQGTPHSYSTGSAAQVDAACRAAEEAFWSFGYSSREDRARFLNAIADEIEARAEAITEIGTSETGLPEARLNGERGRTTGQLRLFAAHILKGDYLDRHHDEALPDRQPLPRPDLKLVQRPIGPIAVFGASNFPLAFSTAGGDTASAFAAGCPVVVRGHPAHPGTGEIVAEAISAAVKSCDLHPGVFSFIQGDGYEVGQALVQHPLICAVGFTGSLRGGRALFDLCAQRPVPIPFFGELGSVNPMFLLPAALSGKGEAIAKGWAGSLTMGAGQFCTNPGLVILVDGPDADAFAQAATAALKEVGKQTMLTDGIAAAFRSGSQLVADTTGIRELIGTSCDTREASPYLFETTGEAWLENEQLGEEVFGPLGIIVRVKDEAQMIEIAKSLDGQLTCTLHLEEGDTALARTLMPVLERKAGRVLANGFPTGVEVADAMVHGGPYPASTNFGATSVGTLAIRRFLRPVCYQNLPDALMPES encoded by the coding sequence ATGACTTTTATGCCCCACGGAAAGCAACTCGTTGCAGGTCAATGGGTTGCGAGCGACGCCTCGTTCCAGTCGCAGCCTGCGCAGGGAACACCTCACAGCTATTCCACTGGATCGGCTGCACAGGTGGATGCCGCCTGCCGCGCGGCCGAGGAAGCTTTCTGGAGTTTCGGATACTCTTCGCGTGAGGACCGGGCCAGGTTCCTGAATGCAATTGCAGATGAAATCGAGGCGCGGGCTGAAGCCATCACCGAGATCGGGACATCCGAGACAGGGCTCCCCGAAGCACGCCTTAATGGAGAGCGTGGCCGCACAACGGGTCAGCTTCGCCTGTTCGCCGCGCATATTCTCAAAGGTGACTACCTGGACCGGCACCACGACGAAGCACTTCCTGATCGTCAACCATTGCCGCGTCCAGATCTTAAACTGGTGCAAAGACCGATCGGGCCGATCGCGGTTTTCGGAGCATCCAATTTTCCTCTGGCCTTTTCGACTGCGGGTGGTGACACGGCGTCTGCTTTCGCAGCAGGTTGTCCCGTTGTGGTCAGGGGGCATCCGGCGCATCCTGGAACGGGCGAAATTGTCGCTGAAGCGATTTCTGCTGCCGTCAAATCCTGCGACCTGCATCCTGGCGTGTTTTCCTTTATCCAGGGCGATGGTTACGAAGTCGGGCAGGCGTTGGTGCAGCATCCGTTGATCTGTGCCGTCGGATTTACAGGTTCCTTGCGGGGCGGTCGCGCATTGTTTGATCTTTGTGCTCAGCGCCCGGTTCCAATCCCGTTCTTCGGCGAACTTGGATCCGTCAATCCGATGTTCCTGCTGCCCGCGGCGCTTTCGGGCAAAGGCGAGGCCATTGCAAAGGGCTGGGCTGGGTCCTTGACGATGGGGGCTGGTCAATTCTGCACCAATCCGGGTCTTGTCATCCTTGTTGACGGTCCCGACGCAGATGCATTTGCCCAAGCTGCGACAGCGGCTCTCAAAGAGGTTGGCAAGCAGACCATGTTGACCGATGGTATTGCAGCTGCCTTCCGGTCAGGCAGTCAGCTTGTTGCCGATACCACAGGCATCCGGGAGCTGATCGGCACCAGCTGTGATACCCGCGAAGCCTCTCCCTATCTCTTTGAAACGACAGGCGAAGCCTGGTTGGAAAACGAACAGCTCGGCGAAGAGGTATTTGGCCCGCTTGGCATTATCGTGCGCGTGAAAGACGAAGCGCAGATGATTGAGATTGCCAAGAGCCTTGATGGCCAGTTGACCTGCACGCTGCATTTGGAAGAGGGCGACACCGCGCTTGCTCGCACCTTGATGCCAGTCCTAGAGCGCAAGGCGGGCCGCGTCCTGGCAAACGGATTTCCGACAGGTGTTGAGGTCGCTGATGCCATGGTTCATGGCGGTCCTTATCCGGCATCGACGAATTTCGGCGCAACCTCGGTCGGTACGCTGGCAATTCGCAGGTTCCTGCGGCCGGTTTGCTATCAGAACCTTCCCGATGCGCTGATGCCGGAAAGCTGA
- a CDS encoding Gfo/Idh/MocA family protein, with amino-acid sequence MAEKLALVGIGKIARDQHIPSIESNPDWSLQAAVSRHASIDGLDHYEALDELLDSRPDITTISLAIPPQPRFEYAAQALKAGKNVMLEKPPGQSLAECYTLENLAKEHGVSIFATWHSRYADCVPDLKSWLSSRVIRKLLITWKEDVRRWHPGQEWIWEPGGMGVFDPGINALSILTEIMPYPVHLSEATLEFPENRSTPIAADLTFVDPTGADMSAVFDWREDGPQNWDIDVETDQGRARLSEGGAKLEIDGTLVKQGADHEYANLYARMAELVKHGKSDMDLSPMIHVCDAFSLGRRLTTDAFHY; translated from the coding sequence ATGGCAGAAAAACTGGCGCTGGTTGGCATAGGCAAGATTGCTCGGGATCAGCACATTCCGTCAATTGAAAGCAACCCGGACTGGTCGCTGCAGGCCGCGGTCAGCAGGCATGCCTCGATTGACGGCCTAGATCACTATGAAGCTCTTGACGAGCTTCTTGATAGCAGGCCCGACATCACCACGATCTCCCTGGCCATTCCACCTCAGCCCCGTTTTGAATATGCGGCTCAGGCGCTGAAGGCAGGCAAGAACGTGATGCTGGAAAAGCCGCCGGGGCAAAGCCTTGCAGAGTGCTATACGCTTGAGAACCTGGCAAAGGAACATGGTGTTTCGATTTTCGCGACATGGCACTCACGCTACGCCGATTGCGTGCCTGACCTGAAATCATGGCTGTCCAGCCGCGTCATCCGAAAACTGCTGATCACCTGGAAAGAAGATGTCCGTCGCTGGCATCCCGGTCAGGAGTGGATCTGGGAGCCAGGTGGCATGGGTGTCTTTGATCCGGGCATCAATGCTCTGTCGATCCTGACTGAAATTATGCCGTATCCGGTTCACTTGTCCGAGGCCACGCTTGAGTTTCCGGAAAACAGGTCGACACCGATCGCAGCGGATCTGACCTTCGTTGACCCCACGGGTGCGGACATGAGCGCCGTTTTTGACTGGAGAGAAGACGGACCGCAGAATTGGGATATCGATGTGGAAACCGATCAGGGCCGTGCAAGGCTTTCAGAAGGCGGTGCGAAGCTTGAAATTGACGGTACCCTGGTGAAACAAGGTGCAGACCACGAATATGCCAATCTTTATGCCCGCATGGCAGAGCTGGTCAAACACGGTAAAAGCGACATGGATCTTTCGCCTATGATCCATGTCTGCGACGCGTTCTCATTGGGCCGCAGGCTCACCACCGACGCCTTTCATTATTGA